From Scleropages formosus chromosome 9, fSclFor1.1, whole genome shotgun sequence, one genomic window encodes:
- the nr2c2ap gene encoding nuclear receptor 2C2-associated protein: MAASLICSDTVSRVSSVLNRDAKQFGKKYMFDCNEETCWNSDQGLSQWVLLQFPRASRVSAVILQFQGGFSAKTCRLEGCLREGTFVKITDFYPEDNNSSQSFPIEESPLVDKLKIAFENSTDFFGRIVVYSLDVLGERAS, translated from the exons ATGGCGGCCTCGCTGATTTGCAGCGACACCGTGAGCAG AGTCAGTTCTGTTCTGAACCGAGATGCGAAGCAGTTTGGCAAGAAGTACATGTTCGATTGCAACGAGGAGACGTGCTGGAACTCGGACCAG GGGCTGAGCCAGTGGgtgctgctgcagttccctcGGGCCTCCAGGGTCTCCGCGGTGATCCTCCAGTTCCAGGGCGGATTTTCGGCGAAAACGTGTCGACTGGAAG GGTGTCTACGAGAGGGAACATTTGTGAAGATCACAGACTTTTACCCAGAAGACAACAACTCCTCGCAG AGCTTTCCCATTGAGGAGAGCCCCTTGGTGGACAAGTTAAAAATAGCGTTTGAGAACAGTACGGACTTCTTTGGAAGAATCGTTGTTTACTCCTTGGATGTCCTGGGAGAAAGGGCTTCGTGA